The Martelella sp. AD-3 genome includes a region encoding these proteins:
- a CDS encoding bifunctional enoyl-CoA hydratase/phosphate acetyltransferase: MADKFDVAGFNKNFIERAAQKPAIATAVVHPCSRDALLGAVEAAHENLIEPILVGPESKIKAIADENEIDISGYRMIDTPHSHASAAQAVALASKGEAEALMKGSLHTDEYMGAVIKKDAGLRTGRRISHVFAMVDPEYPKPFFITDAAMNIKPDLAAKVDIAQNAIDLMIAISDVEITPKVAVLSAVETVNPAIQSTIDAACLSKMADRGQITNAIVDGPLAFDNAISLEAAKIKGISSVVSGDADILLTPDLESGNMLAKQLVLLGGATSSGIILGARIPIILTSRADGAQARIGSCAIAALMADARRNGRFPAL, encoded by the coding sequence TCGACGTCGCAGGCTTCAACAAGAATTTCATCGAGCGCGCCGCGCAGAAGCCGGCGATCGCGACCGCCGTTGTGCACCCCTGCAGCCGCGACGCGCTCTTGGGCGCCGTCGAGGCCGCGCATGAAAACCTGATCGAGCCGATTCTCGTCGGCCCGGAAAGCAAGATCAAGGCCATCGCCGATGAGAACGAGATCGACATTTCCGGCTACAGGATGATCGACACGCCGCACAGCCATGCCTCCGCCGCGCAGGCCGTCGCCCTTGCCAGCAAGGGCGAGGCCGAGGCCCTGATGAAAGGCAGCCTGCACACGGATGAATACATGGGCGCCGTCATCAAGAAGGATGCCGGGCTGCGGACCGGCCGGCGCATATCCCACGTCTTCGCCATGGTTGATCCGGAATATCCCAAGCCCTTCTTCATCACCGACGCGGCGATGAACATCAAGCCGGACCTCGCCGCCAAGGTCGACATCGCCCAGAACGCCATCGATCTGATGATCGCGATCTCCGATGTCGAGATCACGCCGAAGGTCGCCGTGCTTTCGGCCGTTGAAACCGTCAATCCCGCGATCCAGTCGACCATAGACGCCGCCTGCCTGTCGAAGATGGCCGATCGCGGACAGATCACCAATGCCATCGTTGACGGACCGCTAGCCTTCGACAATGCGATCAGCCTCGAGGCCGCCAAGATCAAGGGCATTTCCTCCGTCGTCTCCGGCGATGCCGATATCCTGCTGACGCCTGATCTGGAATCGGGAAACATGCTGGCCAAGCAGCTGGTGCTTCTCGGCGGCGCGACCTCCTCGGGCATCATCCTCGGCGCCCGCATCCCGATCATCCTGACGAGCCGCGCCGACGGCGCGCAGGCCCGGATCGGCTCCTGCGCCATCGCGGCCCTGATGGCGGATGCCCGCCGCAACGGCCGGTTCCCGGCGCTCTGA
- a CDS encoding Hsp70 family protein, with amino-acid sequence MTALGLDFGTTNTVIALPAEGEGETRSLSFDSLAGTTDTMRTCLSFMKDRKAAVGAPLVTEAGAAAIRTLIDHPGECRFLQSIKTYAASPLFTETAVLGRRHSFPDLMAVFLEKLMVYAGDGWPGAVSRVVAGRPVRFAGIGADEALALERYNDALSRFGFPEIRFVLEPVAAAWYFANRLKTDANVLVADFGGGTTDYSIIRFSKNAGRLSAEPLSHSGVGVAGDMFDYRIIDNVVSPMLGKGTTYRSFGKNLDVPSNYYASFGRWSQLSIFKTTRDFADLKSLVRDASDPDALELFIELIENDEGYPLYEAVSAAKRALSENEVAEFFFAPLGRDSRRIVRRADFEGWISGELRQMEDALDEAIAGAGIAATEIDKVFLTGGSSFVPAVRTIFENRFDRSRIETGGELLSIAHGLALIGTEENFPWAA; translated from the coding sequence ATGACCGCGCTCGGCTTGGACTTCGGCACGACCAATACCGTGATCGCGCTTCCCGCGGAAGGTGAAGGCGAAACCCGCTCGCTGAGTTTCGATAGCCTGGCGGGCACGACCGACACGATGCGGACCTGCCTCTCCTTCATGAAGGACCGCAAAGCCGCCGTCGGCGCGCCGCTTGTCACGGAAGCGGGCGCCGCGGCGATCCGCACGCTGATCGACCACCCCGGCGAATGCCGTTTCCTGCAGTCGATCAAGACCTATGCGGCAAGTCCGCTATTTACGGAAACCGCCGTGCTTGGCCGCCGACACTCCTTTCCGGACCTGATGGCGGTGTTTCTTGAAAAACTGATGGTCTATGCGGGCGACGGCTGGCCGGGCGCCGTCAGCCGCGTGGTTGCCGGACGTCCGGTGCGCTTTGCCGGCATCGGCGCCGACGAGGCGCTTGCGCTCGAGCGCTACAATGACGCGCTCTCACGCTTCGGCTTTCCGGAAATCCGCTTCGTTCTGGAGCCGGTCGCCGCGGCCTGGTATTTCGCAAACCGGCTGAAGACGGACGCCAATGTTCTAGTCGCCGATTTCGGCGGCGGCACCACCGACTATTCGATCATCCGTTTTTCGAAAAACGCAGGCAGGCTTTCCGCCGAGCCGCTGTCGCATTCCGGCGTCGGCGTGGCCGGCGACATGTTCGACTACCGCATCATCGACAATGTGGTGAGCCCGATGCTCGGCAAGGGCACGACCTACAGGAGCTTCGGCAAAAACCTCGACGTGCCGTCGAACTATTACGCGAGCTTCGGCCGCTGGAGCCAGCTCTCGATCTTCAAGACCACGCGCGATTTCGCCGACCTGAAGAGCCTGGTGCGGGACGCAAGCGACCCGGACGCGCTCGAGCTCTTCATCGAGCTCATCGAGAACGACGAGGGCTATCCGCTCTATGAGGCGGTCTCGGCCGCCAAACGGGCGCTCTCGGAGAACGAGGTAGCGGAATTCTTCTTCGCGCCGCTCGGCCGCGACAGCCGCCGCATCGTGCGCCGGGCCGATTTCGAGGGTTGGATCTCGGGCGAGTTGCGGCAGATGGAGGACGCGCTCGACGAGGCGATCGCGGGGGCAGGCATCGCCGCAACCGAGATCGACAAGGTGTTCCTGACCGGCGGCTCCTCCTTCGTGCCGGCCGTCAGGACCATCTTCGAAAACCGCTTCGACAGATCCCGCATCGAAACCGGCGGCGAGCTCCTGTCCATCGCCCACGGCCTGGCGCTGATCGGCACGGAGGAGAATTTCCCGTGGGCGGCATGA